Proteins from one Xenopus tropicalis strain Nigerian chromosome 1, UCB_Xtro_10.0, whole genome shotgun sequence genomic window:
- the LOC100490649 gene encoding Fc receptor-like protein 5, whose protein sequence is MHSSSLWSFCILLRVLETVKLYEASLQMPYISFSAGYATYLIAEPVSMSCQIPSNITVNGYQFFKNHQKIQDINGPLGKHHKITSVNRGSAGSYSCLYWIEDSRGKQISPKSPPVSLSVMDQPTTPVLDIDPKYPLYFEGEDVHLECRHHIYPYTGGYKFYKNNRELNISSGNLASTFSIYNISRKDSGTYKCEYWLSEHQRVVYSPRSKPQTLSVTALSTSPLLLFQPPYSTFIVGETVSMECLAPSTVPVSLYRFYYEEREVVSPSTTHSGQHSLRNLTKKHKGNYICMYWSTKSQREIPSFPSVTKELYIIDPLQSPVLAVDPPSGRIWDGANVTLICTTPIPYENTTFHFLNDREAVFSNNTSRAQMKMVITMSMLNATSVFKYSCQYTAYIKGRALTSPRSHPAEITIITGSVNWLIAIAVAAGVVVLITVFLLLYWICLARRGSADDGEKSQSSEEDGKITTGLRMKQRSPKN, encoded by the exons ATGCACAGCTCCTCCTTATGGTCCTTTTGCATCTTGCTTCGTGTATTGGAAACAGTGAAACTCTATGAAG CCTCCCTTCAGATGCCATACATTTCATTCTCAGCTGGATATGCCACTTACCTTATTGCAGAGCCAGTGTCCATGTCATGCCAGATTCCTTCTAATATTACAGTAAATGGGTACCAGTTCTTTAAAAATCATCAGAAGATACAAGACATAAATGGACCCTTAGGAAAACATCACAAAATCACCAGTGTGAACCGGGGAAGTGCTGGATCTTACTCCTGTTTGTACTGGATTGAAGACTCCAGAGGAAAACAGATATCTCCAAAAAGTCCTCCAGTTTCTTTGTCAGTaatgg aTCAACCCACAACTCCAGTTCTCGACATAGATCCCAAATACCCTCTTTATTTTGAAGGAGAAGATGTGCATTTAGAGTGTCGGCATCACATTTACCCTTACACAGGGGGTTACAAATTTTACAAGAATAACAGAGAGCTCAATATTTCAAGTGGCAATTTAGCATCTACTTTTTCTATTTACAACATCAGTAGAAAGGATTCTGGGACATATAAGTGCGAGTACTGGCTATCAGAACACCAGCGGGTGGTATATTCCCCTAGAAGCAAACCACAAACCCTTTCTGTAACAG CTCTATCTACATCCCCATTGTTGTTGTTCCAGCCACCTTACTCCACATTTATAGTGGGGGAGACTGTTTCAATGGAGTGTTTAGCTCCTTCTACAGTGCCAGTCAGTTTGTATCGCTTTTACTATGAGGAACGTGAGGTGGTGTCCCCTTCAACTACACACTCTGGTCAGCATTCGCTGAGGAACCTTACCAAGAAGCACAAGGGAAACTACATCTGTATGTACTGGAGCACAAAGAGCCAAAGGGAAATCCCATCTTTTCCAAGTGTGACAAAAGAGCTGTATATAATAG ATCCCCTTCAGTCACCAGTGCTGGCAGTAGATCCACCTAGTGGACGAATTTGGGATGGTGCAAATGTGACTTTGATCTGTACAACTCCAATCCCCTATGAAAATACCACTTTCCATTTCCTTAATGATAGAGAAGCAGTATTTAGCAACAACACAAGCAGAGCACAGATGAAAATGGTAATCACCATGTCTATGTTAAATGCTACCTCAGTTTTCAAGTATTCTTGTCAGTATACGGCATACATAAAAGGACGTGCCTTAACATCACCCAGGAGTCACCCTGCAGAGATCACGATTATAA CAGGATCAGTTAACTGGCTCATAGCTATTGCAGTTGCTGCTGGAGTTGTGGTGTTGATTACAGTATTTCTCCTACTTTACTGGATTTGTTTGGCGAGAAGAG
- the LOC116412226 gene encoding uncharacterized protein LOC116412226: MSECQLRSSSFERIFVIERVEETTRDKVDGFIDNNDELATEELEPKYKREFRRKTIHMVTRSQNGSLPSPKIHLNPLRPMYTGGEQVTVRCEPPNSKEVQKIQFYKDGIVIDRDKDLHRDDSYTVSMYGHEAAGDFSCAYWVKIQERDLKSNISEKVTIKTEGFTTPLSTTLTSTVTEAKTSKDPISTTTRLTTEHLHADNISTLAVQELIYTIGGAGLFILVVTISLVLLRTCRKGKSKYHEPAPFPVQANNSASNLRLHQINASVPDSENESTWPQNAVSLQDNEDAAQIHTYCEIDPFLPTLPAMRSTSPSVQLPQSSALAYSTVQAVPLLPTVYQRNLQPNH; the protein is encoded by the exons ATGTCGGAGTGTCAGCTCAG GTCCAGTTCATTCGAAAGAATATTTGTTATAGAAAGAGTTGAAGAGACAACTAGAGACAAGGTGGATGGATTTATTGACAACAATGATGAACTTGCCACTGAGGAGCTTGAGCCCAAATATAAGAGAGAATTCCGGAGAAAAACTATCCATATGGTGACCAGGAGTCAAAATG GGTCTTTACCATCTCCGAAAATACATCTGAACCCCTTACGTCCTATGTATACTGGAGGCGAGCAAGTCACTGTGAGATGTGAACCTCCAAACTCCAAGGAAGTGCAGAAGATCCAGTTTTACAAGGATGGAATTGTCATTGATAGAGACAAAGACCTTCACAGAGACGattcatatacagtatcaatGTATGGCCACGAGGCTGCAGGGGATTTTTCCTGTGCTTACTGGGTAAAAATACAAGAAAGAGATTTGAAATCAAATATTAGTGAAAAGGTTACAATCAAAACAGAAG GTTTCACTACTCCTCTCTCTACTACACTGACATCAACAGTGACAGAAGCTAAGACCTCTAAAG ATCCAATTTCTACTACAACTCGCTTAACTACTGAACATCTACATGCTGACAACATATCTACACTAGCAG tGCAAGAGCTAATATATACCATTGGCGGAGCAGGTTTATTTATACTGGTGGTTACTATATCCCTTGTGTTGCTCAGAACCTGCAGAAAAG GGAAGAGTAAATATCATGAACCAGCACCTTTTCCAGTTCAAGCAAATAACTCTGCATCAAATCTAAGACTGCAT CAGATAAACGCAAGTGTACCAGACTCTGAAAATGAAAGCACATGGCCTCAGAATGCTGTTTCCTTGCAGGACAATGAAGATGCAGCACAAATACATACGTATTGTGAAATTGATCCGTTTCTTCCCACATTACCAGCAATGCGCTCAACTTCTCCATCTGTACAGCTGCCACAATCTAGTGCTTTGGCCTATTCCACTGTGCAGGCAGTCCCCCTGCTTCCTACTGTTTATCAAAGAAACCTGCAACCAAATCATTAA